A window of the Vigna angularis cultivar LongXiaoDou No.4 chromosome 3, ASM1680809v1, whole genome shotgun sequence genome harbors these coding sequences:
- the LOC108321994 gene encoding NAC domain-containing protein 78 isoform X1, which produces MAPMGPGFRFHPTDEELVVFYLKRKITGNLSRYDHIAVVDVYKLEPWDLPPLSKLKTKDLEWYFFSVLDRKYGNGSRTNRATEKGYWKTTGKDRPVAHGDRTVGMKKTLVYHIGRAPHGRRTNWVMHEYKMLDEELTRAGTVLDVYVVCRIFEKSGAGPKNGAKYGAPLDEKEWDVDEENEQKEVVALPATAHRVVVPLTEIRPNVVAPPLPATAAVAPPVVATGGDFCDGIGVALPSVATGADFWDDIGAFLETNDLDGELDLSDMIGGVTFPSLNFHHGECSTYAENSQELIKDQEPLADTFGISGPENGQTLDMAEQHDMGTGSVKDEDMGEQSEIVNLLNFNDASDNMDLDLYFDAAQNLPTADDESFLETNDLAIGNEDDLIEADPSANDIMLDKYLPLPDDDDGDIWKYISFDYSQVAESENSNSNQGSPLTQQTVGGETANKAVVGKHDSEAQTSNEAFLVQNTEEAKLAAPGNTNPFVKQAYGWLANIPASPAHAFEFPAKDITLGIDGAAQSSHPAHITTGMISITDITFRGNAMDWPMGKIGGFNTAMSTEFSQPDVNCAALIPVSGKTAFVLSHGWIFLTGFSVLILSLSFKIGSIMYTGK; this is translated from the exons ATGGCACCTATGGGTCCCGGCTTCCGATTCCACCCCACCGACGAAGAGCTGGTGGTGTTCTACCTGAAGCGCAAGATCACCGGAAACCTGTCCCGGTACGACCACATCGCAGTGGTTGATGTCTACAAGCTCGAGCCCTGGGACCTTCCCC CTCTGTCGAAGCTCAAGACCAAGGACTTGGAATGGTACTTCTTTAGCGTGCTGGACCGCAAGTATGGAAATGGCTCCAGGACCAACCGCGCCACCGAGAAGGGCTACTGGAAGACCACGGGAAAGGACCGCCCTGTGGCCCATGGCGACCGCACCGTGGGGATGAAGAAGACCCTCGTGTACCACATCGGTCGAGCCCCACATGGCCGTCGCACCAATTGGGTCATGCACGAGTACAAGATGCTCGATGAAGAATTGACTCGTGCTGGCACAGTGCTG GATGTGTATGTGGTATGTAGGATTTTCGAGAAGAGTGGTGCTGGACCAAAGAATGGGGCCAAGTATGGTGCTCCCTTGGACGAGAAGGAGTGGGATGTGGATGAGGAGAATGAGCAGAAGGAGGTGGTTGCCTTGCCTGCGACTGCTCATCGTGTGGTGGTTCCCTTGACGGAGATTCGTCCTAACGTGGTTGCTCCTCCTTTGCCCGCGACAGCTGCCGTGGCTCCTCCTGTGGTAGCAACTGGTGGTGACTTTTGCGATGGTATTGGGGTGGCTCTTCCTTCGGTAGCAACTGGTGCTGATTTTTGGGATGATATTGGGGCCTTTTTGGAAACTAACGACCTTGACGGG GAACTTGATTTGAGTGATATGATTGGGGGTGTTACTTTTCCATCACTAAACTTTCATCACGGGGAGTGTAGTACCTACGCTGAAAATTCCCAAGAACTCATCAAGGATCAGGAGCCATTGGCGGACACCTTTGGAATTTCTGGGCCTGAAAATGGCCAGACTCTTGATATGGCTGAGCAACATGATATGGGCACAGGTTCAGTGAAAGATGAAGACATGGGTGAGCAGAGCGAAATTGTGAATCTTCTCAATTTCAATGATGCATCGGATAATATGGATCTGGATCTATATTTTGATGCCGCCCAGAATCTTCCAACGGCTGATGATGAATCATTCTTGGAAACCAATGATCTTGCAATTGGGAATGAGGATGATCTCATTGAGGCTGATCCTTCTGCGAATGATATTATGCTAGACAAGTATCTTCCACTccctgatgatgatgatggtgatatTTGGAAATATATATCTTTCGATTATTCTCAGGTTGCAGAGAGTGAAAACTCTAATTCCAACCAAGGATCACCTTTAACCCAGCAG ACTGTAGGGGGAGAAACAGCAAATAAAGCTGTGGTTGGTAAGCATGATTCTGAAGCACAAACTAGCAATGAGGCTTTTTTGGTGCAGAATACAGAGGAGGCAAAGTTAGCAGCACCAG GAAATACAAATCCATTTGTTAAGCAGGCCTATGGATGGTTAGCTAACATCCCTGCTTCACCTGCACATGCTTTTGAGTTTCCAGCAAAGGACATTACTCTTGGGATTGATGGTGCAGCTCAGTCTTCCCATCCAGCTCATATAACTACAGGTATGATCAGCATAACAGACATTACTTTTAGAGGCAATGCGATGGATTGGCCTATGGGCAAAATTGGAGGATTTAACACTGCAATGTCTACTGAGTTTTCTCAACCGGACGTTAATTGTGCTGCCTTGATACCTGTTTCTGGCAAGACCGCATTTGTATTGTCACATGGCTGGATATTTTTGACGGGTTTCTCAGTTCTTATTCTTTCACTTAGTTTCAAGATTGGAAGCATCATGTATACTGGTAAGTAA
- the LOC108321994 gene encoding NAC domain-containing protein 78 isoform X2, protein MKKTLVYHIGRAPHGRRTNWVMHEYKMLDEELTRAGTVLDVYVVCRIFEKSGAGPKNGAKYGAPLDEKEWDVDEENEQKEVVALPATAHRVVVPLTEIRPNVVAPPLPATAAVAPPVVATGGDFCDGIGVALPSVATGADFWDDIGAFLETNDLDGELDLSDMIGGVTFPSLNFHHGECSTYAENSQELIKDQEPLADTFGISGPENGQTLDMAEQHDMGTGSVKDEDMGEQSEIVNLLNFNDASDNMDLDLYFDAAQNLPTADDESFLETNDLAIGNEDDLIEADPSANDIMLDKYLPLPDDDDGDIWKYISFDYSQVAESENSNSNQGSPLTQQTVGGETANKAVVGKHDSEAQTSNEAFLVQNTEEAKLAAPGNTNPFVKQAYGWLANIPASPAHAFEFPAKDITLGIDGAAQSSHPAHITTGMISITDITFRGNAMDWPMGKIGGFNTAMSTEFSQPDVNCAALIPVSGKTAFVLSHGWIFLTGFSVLILSLSFKIGSIMYTGK, encoded by the exons ATGAAGAAGACCCTCGTGTACCACATCGGTCGAGCCCCACATGGCCGTCGCACCAATTGGGTCATGCACGAGTACAAGATGCTCGATGAAGAATTGACTCGTGCTGGCACAGTGCTG GATGTGTATGTGGTATGTAGGATTTTCGAGAAGAGTGGTGCTGGACCAAAGAATGGGGCCAAGTATGGTGCTCCCTTGGACGAGAAGGAGTGGGATGTGGATGAGGAGAATGAGCAGAAGGAGGTGGTTGCCTTGCCTGCGACTGCTCATCGTGTGGTGGTTCCCTTGACGGAGATTCGTCCTAACGTGGTTGCTCCTCCTTTGCCCGCGACAGCTGCCGTGGCTCCTCCTGTGGTAGCAACTGGTGGTGACTTTTGCGATGGTATTGGGGTGGCTCTTCCTTCGGTAGCAACTGGTGCTGATTTTTGGGATGATATTGGGGCCTTTTTGGAAACTAACGACCTTGACGGG GAACTTGATTTGAGTGATATGATTGGGGGTGTTACTTTTCCATCACTAAACTTTCATCACGGGGAGTGTAGTACCTACGCTGAAAATTCCCAAGAACTCATCAAGGATCAGGAGCCATTGGCGGACACCTTTGGAATTTCTGGGCCTGAAAATGGCCAGACTCTTGATATGGCTGAGCAACATGATATGGGCACAGGTTCAGTGAAAGATGAAGACATGGGTGAGCAGAGCGAAATTGTGAATCTTCTCAATTTCAATGATGCATCGGATAATATGGATCTGGATCTATATTTTGATGCCGCCCAGAATCTTCCAACGGCTGATGATGAATCATTCTTGGAAACCAATGATCTTGCAATTGGGAATGAGGATGATCTCATTGAGGCTGATCCTTCTGCGAATGATATTATGCTAGACAAGTATCTTCCACTccctgatgatgatgatggtgatatTTGGAAATATATATCTTTCGATTATTCTCAGGTTGCAGAGAGTGAAAACTCTAATTCCAACCAAGGATCACCTTTAACCCAGCAG ACTGTAGGGGGAGAAACAGCAAATAAAGCTGTGGTTGGTAAGCATGATTCTGAAGCACAAACTAGCAATGAGGCTTTTTTGGTGCAGAATACAGAGGAGGCAAAGTTAGCAGCACCAG GAAATACAAATCCATTTGTTAAGCAGGCCTATGGATGGTTAGCTAACATCCCTGCTTCACCTGCACATGCTTTTGAGTTTCCAGCAAAGGACATTACTCTTGGGATTGATGGTGCAGCTCAGTCTTCCCATCCAGCTCATATAACTACAGGTATGATCAGCATAACAGACATTACTTTTAGAGGCAATGCGATGGATTGGCCTATGGGCAAAATTGGAGGATTTAACACTGCAATGTCTACTGAGTTTTCTCAACCGGACGTTAATTGTGCTGCCTTGATACCTGTTTCTGGCAAGACCGCATTTGTATTGTCACATGGCTGGATATTTTTGACGGGTTTCTCAGTTCTTATTCTTTCACTTAGTTTCAAGATTGGAAGCATCATGTATACTGGTAAGTAA